Proteins from a single region of Chanodichthys erythropterus isolate Z2021 chromosome 13, ASM2448905v1, whole genome shotgun sequence:
- the lcn15 gene encoding lipocalin-15 isoform X3, producing MVSTNSILLNLSPTLIWRKPYGCSVSVYSYEKTDVPGEFTYFSQRHKITKDVTIVETNYTDYSLVLKYKNMDKEYTQVALYGRSSILRPDLIEKFRSFALSLGFSEEAIITPKDLDPCPILEPSQPWSQTLGYIYSVLLHIWGTVFVLTQTIIGEMQHYNIVNVTQFMLQL from the exons ATGGTTTCAACAAACAGTATCCTATTGAACCTCAGCCCAACTTTGATCTGGAGAAA ACCATATGGATGCTCCGTCAGTGTTTATTCATACGAGAAGACAGATGTTCCTGGAGAGTTCACTTACTTTAGCCAAA GGCACAAGATAACAAAAGACGTCACGATAGTGGAGACCAATTACACTGATTATAGTTTGGTCCTTAAATACAAGAACATGGACAAAGAGTACACTCAAGTAGCTCTTTATG GACGGTCATCCATACTAAGACCCGATCTAATTGAGAAATTCAGATCTTTTGCCTTATCTCTGGGCTTTTCTGAGGAGGCCATTATCACCCCAAAAGATCTTG atccctGCCCTATCCTAGAACCAAG CCAGCCGTGGAGTCAGACCTTGGGTTACATATATTCAGTTTTGTTACACATTTGGggaacagtgtttgttttaacgcaAACAATCATTGGAGAAATGCAACACTATAACATTGTCAATGTAACGCAGTTCATGCTACAATTGTaa
- the lcn15 gene encoding lipocalin-15 isoform X1, translating to MTLELALLLCMFLGTHGFNKQYPIEPQPNFDLEKFSGEWYRIGLADESELFAKYKNHIKLSKGLLAPDTNGNVNLTMWTMRPYGCSVSVYSYEKTDVPGEFTYFSQRHKITKDVTIVETNYTDYSLVLKYKNMDKEYTQVALYGRSSILRPDLIEKFRSFALSLGFSEEAIITPKDLDPCPILEPSQPWSQTLGYIYSVLLHIWGTVFVLTQTIIGEMQHYNIVNVTQFMLQL from the exons ATGACTCTGGAATTAGCACTTTTGCTTTGCATGTTTTTGGGGACGCATGGTTTCAACAAACAGTATCCTATTGAACCTCAGCCCAACTTTGATCTGGAGAAA TTTTCAGGTGAATGGTACCGTATTGGACTTGCAGATGAGTCAGAGCTGTTTGCAAAGTACAAAAACCACATAAAGCTTTCTAAAGGTCTTCTGGCACCAGATACCAATGGAAATGTAAACCTGACCATGTGGACCATGAG ACCATATGGATGCTCCGTCAGTGTTTATTCATACGAGAAGACAGATGTTCCTGGAGAGTTCACTTACTTTAGCCAAA GGCACAAGATAACAAAAGACGTCACGATAGTGGAGACCAATTACACTGATTATAGTTTGGTCCTTAAATACAAGAACATGGACAAAGAGTACACTCAAGTAGCTCTTTATG GACGGTCATCCATACTAAGACCCGATCTAATTGAGAAATTCAGATCTTTTGCCTTATCTCTGGGCTTTTCTGAGGAGGCCATTATCACCCCAAAAGATCTTG atccctGCCCTATCCTAGAACCAAG CCAGCCGTGGAGTCAGACCTTGGGTTACATATATTCAGTTTTGTTACACATTTGGggaacagtgtttgttttaacgcaAACAATCATTGGAGAAATGCAACACTATAACATTGTCAATGTAACGCAGTTCATGCTACAATTGTaa
- the lcn15 gene encoding lipocalin-15 isoform X2 produces MTLELALLLCMFLGTHGFNKQYPIEPQPNFDLEKFSGEWYRIGLADESELFAKYKNHIKLSKGLLAPDTNGNVNLTMWTMRPYGCSVSVYSYEKTDVPGEFTYFSQRHKITKDVTIVETNYTDYSLVLKYKNMDKEYTQVALYGRSSILRPDLIEKFRSFALSLGFSEEAIITPKDLDPCPILEPRNTAEFREDKSAQTVNQSVFATENLSKV; encoded by the exons ATGACTCTGGAATTAGCACTTTTGCTTTGCATGTTTTTGGGGACGCATGGTTTCAACAAACAGTATCCTATTGAACCTCAGCCCAACTTTGATCTGGAGAAA TTTTCAGGTGAATGGTACCGTATTGGACTTGCAGATGAGTCAGAGCTGTTTGCAAAGTACAAAAACCACATAAAGCTTTCTAAAGGTCTTCTGGCACCAGATACCAATGGAAATGTAAACCTGACCATGTGGACCATGAG ACCATATGGATGCTCCGTCAGTGTTTATTCATACGAGAAGACAGATGTTCCTGGAGAGTTCACTTACTTTAGCCAAA GGCACAAGATAACAAAAGACGTCACGATAGTGGAGACCAATTACACTGATTATAGTTTGGTCCTTAAATACAAGAACATGGACAAAGAGTACACTCAAGTAGCTCTTTATG GACGGTCATCCATACTAAGACCCGATCTAATTGAGAAATTCAGATCTTTTGCCTTATCTCTGGGCTTTTCTGAGGAGGCCATTATCACCCCAAAAGATCTTG atccctGCCCTATCCTAGAACCAAG GAATACAGCAGAATTCAGAGAGGACAAATCTGCACAAACTGTTAATCAATCAGTCTTTGCCACTGAGAATCTTTCCAAAGTGTGA